One genomic window of Candidatus Methylomirabilota bacterium includes the following:
- a CDS encoding DGQHR domain-containing protein, whose amino-acid sequence MITVPAHRVKQFGVEFFQASFSAKDIDRLVKFEVLGYAGAAAPPTKAKRGNRSRVNWEALEKRIGESEAAYQRPVIRRKIDELVSYYRDCKDAGTLPAIPGAVIITSEKRFTFTPMASQHDLGLLQIPEEHGVLRVLDGQHRLLALHALTQAGENMGIEVPAVLFDRLDARQIVELFVTINAKHTRLNPSHIVSLAGRKLYPDPNQALAHDVIRSLNEDETSPLHGEIKMLGTGRGRVSQAPLAEEIVDFLETVEKIGGGARMNELRQNAKRFFLNYMKAVSGVFPTAWAGRKYSIKTGAALRAFIRVAPDVMARARELKRDAFDHNAIREAVKPWGERLRDRRFETEAEWKNKLQGGTRGTVEALTRELRDALR is encoded by the coding sequence ATGATCACCGTTCCCGCGCACCGTGTGAAACAATTCGGTGTGGAGTTCTTTCAGGCGTCCTTCTCTGCCAAGGATATCGATCGCCTGGTCAAGTTCGAGGTCCTGGGTTACGCGGGTGCGGCCGCTCCTCCTACCAAGGCCAAGCGCGGAAACCGCTCGCGGGTCAACTGGGAGGCCCTCGAGAAGCGGATCGGCGAGAGCGAGGCCGCCTACCAGCGTCCGGTCATCCGCCGCAAGATCGACGAGCTGGTCAGCTACTATCGCGACTGCAAGGACGCGGGCACGCTGCCCGCCATTCCCGGCGCGGTCATCATCACCTCCGAGAAGCGTTTCACCTTCACGCCGATGGCGAGCCAGCACGATCTCGGGCTCCTGCAGATCCCCGAGGAGCATGGCGTCCTCCGCGTGCTGGACGGCCAGCACCGGCTGCTCGCCCTCCACGCGCTCACCCAGGCGGGAGAGAACATGGGCATCGAGGTCCCGGCCGTGCTCTTCGACCGCCTCGACGCGCGCCAGATCGTCGAGCTCTTCGTCACCATCAATGCCAAGCACACGCGGCTCAATCCCTCGCACATCGTGAGCCTGGCCGGGCGCAAGCTCTACCCCGATCCGAACCAGGCCCTGGCCCACGACGTGATCCGCTCGCTCAACGAGGACGAGACCTCGCCGTTGCACGGCGAGATCAAGATGCTCGGCACCGGGCGCGGGCGGGTCTCGCAGGCTCCGCTCGCCGAGGAGATCGTGGACTTCCTGGAGACCGTCGAGAAGATCGGGGGCGGCGCGCGCATGAACGAGCTCCGCCAGAACGCCAAGCGCTTCTTCCTGAACTACATGAAAGCGGTGTCGGGGGTCTTTCCCACGGCGTGGGCAGGCCGTAAGTACTCGATCAAGACGGGCGCGGCGCTCCGCGCCTTCATCCGCGTGGCGCCCGACGTGATGGCGCGCGCCCGCGAGCTCAAGCGCGACGCCTTCGACCACAACGCGATCCGCGAGGCGGTCAAGCCCTGGGGCGAGCGGCTGCGCGACCGGCGCTTCGAGACCGAGGCCGAATGGAAGAACAAGCTCCAGGGCGGCACCCGCGGCACGGTGGAAGCGCTGACGCGCGAACTGCGAGACGCCCTCCGCTAG
- a CDS encoding peptidyl-prolyl cis-trans isomerase produces MITAMREYFRGMKLILLVVGVAFIATSLVFYGSTSLRGEGAKASAQIATVNGEDVPPARYQRVLRNYLEFYRRTYQQNLTPEMAERVGLTQQVINELVQEALILQQAKREGITVSDEELRLRIQGIPAFLEDGRFSLDRYKMQLKQIRMEPAEFESEVRREMLRQRIETLVKDGIKVSDPEVEQAYGLRYERIRAEWAYVEAAPLMAQVTVSDADAEAYLKSHEARFSRPERRKIQYVLLTPKAFAQAVSDQEAESYYKEHGAEFDKPKRFKTAHILVRVPPTGGSEAENKSRAKIEEAIRRVKAGEDFGKLAKEISEDTATAGQGGDLGFVGKGEMVPQFEEGVFALKKGEVSPQPVRTPFGYHAIKVSDVQDAGVQPFREVAPKIKEKLGAERSERAAQAKADEARPALAAAKDFAADAKRLGLEAKETTIARGDGLEGVGRDPGVEEALFGLAVGGVTPPVKMALGIVIAKVTEQFPAGVPPFAEIKDRVVETIKRERAQAAAEERAKALASSVGAGDLLAAARRDKLPGGETPLFSRAEPPKERETLPGAVLLAALQTPAGKLSEPVKTATGAYVVQTLERRPADPQGFDKARDQLRTQLLEQKRAFAWERWIKALYAGAKIKVQGETISVN; encoded by the coding sequence TTGATCACGGCCATGCGCGAGTACTTCCGGGGGATGAAGCTCATCCTCCTGGTCGTGGGCGTCGCCTTCATCGCCACCAGCCTCGTCTTCTACGGCTCCACGTCGCTCCGGGGCGAGGGTGCCAAGGCCTCCGCGCAGATCGCGACTGTCAACGGGGAGGACGTCCCGCCCGCGCGGTACCAGCGCGTGCTGCGGAATTACCTCGAGTTCTACCGCCGGACTTATCAGCAGAACCTCACCCCGGAGATGGCGGAACGCGTGGGGCTGACCCAGCAGGTGATCAACGAGCTGGTCCAGGAGGCCCTCATCCTCCAGCAGGCCAAGCGCGAGGGCATCACCGTCAGCGACGAGGAGCTGCGCCTGCGCATCCAGGGAATTCCCGCCTTCCTGGAGGATGGTCGCTTCTCTCTCGACCGGTACAAGATGCAGCTGAAGCAGATCCGGATGGAGCCCGCGGAGTTCGAGAGCGAGGTGCGCCGGGAGATGCTGCGCCAGCGCATCGAGACCCTCGTCAAGGACGGCATCAAGGTCTCGGACCCCGAGGTCGAGCAGGCCTACGGGCTCCGTTACGAGCGGATCCGTGCGGAGTGGGCCTATGTCGAGGCGGCTCCCCTCATGGCGCAGGTGACGGTGAGCGACGCGGACGCAGAGGCGTATCTCAAGAGCCACGAGGCGCGCTTCAGCCGGCCCGAGCGCCGGAAGATCCAGTACGTTCTCCTCACCCCCAAGGCCTTTGCCCAGGCCGTCTCCGATCAGGAGGCCGAGAGCTACTACAAGGAGCACGGGGCGGAGTTCGACAAGCCGAAGCGGTTCAAGACGGCGCACATCCTCGTACGGGTGCCTCCCACGGGGGGCAGCGAAGCCGAGAACAAGTCGAGGGCCAAGATCGAGGAGGCCATCCGCCGCGTGAAGGCGGGCGAGGACTTCGGCAAGCTCGCCAAGGAGATCTCCGAGGACACGGCCACGGCGGGACAGGGCGGCGATCTGGGGTTTGTCGGCAAGGGCGAGATGGTGCCGCAGTTCGAGGAAGGGGTCTTCGCGCTCAAGAAGGGCGAGGTCTCGCCCCAGCCGGTGAGGACGCCGTTCGGATATCACGCCATCAAGGTCTCCGATGTCCAGGACGCGGGCGTGCAGCCCTTCCGTGAGGTGGCGCCCAAGATCAAGGAGAAGCTCGGCGCCGAACGGAGCGAGCGCGCGGCTCAGGCCAAGGCCGACGAGGCCCGTCCGGCCTTGGCGGCCGCGAAGGACTTCGCCGCCGACGCGAAGCGACTCGGCCTCGAGGCCAAGGAAACGACCATCGCGCGCGGCGACGGGCTCGAGGGAGTAGGGCGCGATCCCGGAGTCGAGGAGGCGCTCTTCGGTCTGGCCGTGGGCGGCGTCACCCCCCCGGTGAAGATGGCGCTGGGCATCGTGATCGCCAAGGTGACCGAGCAATTCCCCGCGGGCGTGCCGCCCTTCGCCGAGATCAAGGACCGTGTCGTCGAGACCATCAAGCGCGAGCGCGCCCAGGCGGCTGCGGAAGAGCGCGCGAAGGCCTTGGCATCCTCTGTGGGCGCGGGTGATCTGCTCGCCGCGGCCAGACGCGACAAGCTGCCGGGCGGCGAGACGCCGCTCTTCTCACGGGCGGAGCCGCCGAAGGAGCGCGAGACGCTGCCGGGCGCCGTGCTGCTGGCCGCCCTGCAGACGCCTGCGGGCAAGCTGAGCGAGCCCGTGAAGACGGCCACGGGGGCCTACGTCGTGCAGACCCTCGAGCGGCGGCCGGCCGATCCGCAAGGCTTCGACAAGGCCCGCGATCAGCTGCGCACCCAGCTGCTCGAGCAGAAGCGCGCCTTCGCCTGGGAGCGCTGGATCAAGGCCCTCTACGCGGGCGCCAAGATCAAGGTTCAGGGCGAGACCATCAGTGTCAACTGA
- a CDS encoding amidohydrolase family protein, translating into MSALTAPRVDTIVRGGRIVTASDVFEAAVAIKGDKIAAIGPEELLPPADRVIDAGGRYVLPGLIDCHLHVGPEYDDWKTAPLAAAQTGLTTLLPFVIYDEGERLPKAVARLREEAQALSVLDFGFHFILNHEPPILSGLAEAFSMGVSSFKLFMTYKKRPKRMVSDEFIAKTMDILGRLGGVCQLHCENGDILCYLEDKAIAAGRTAPVDFPGTCPDWTEEEAINRAILIGKLAECPVYVVHLSTRLGLERIKRAQSEGQRVWAETCPQYLLLNDKEMERLGPFAKIGPPLRSADGVNQNALWAGTAQGFVSTVASDHSPRVPAAKEPGRTNIFVDTEGKPIPFGAPSLETLTSLMWSEGVVNRGLPVTWMARVMAENPARIFGLYPRKGVIRVGADADLTIWDPAPAWTIEQKQHLGIAGFTPYEGWPAHGKAWMTLLRGQVVLNQGTLEQKPGYGQFLARGGPIAPLGGAVR; encoded by the coding sequence ATGAGCGCACTCACCGCTCCGCGCGTCGACACCATCGTCCGCGGCGGTCGGATCGTGACCGCCTCCGATGTCTTCGAGGCGGCCGTGGCCATCAAGGGCGACAAGATCGCCGCCATCGGTCCCGAGGAGCTCTTGCCCCCCGCCGACCGCGTCATCGACGCGGGAGGGCGATACGTCCTGCCCGGGCTCATCGACTGCCATCTCCACGTCGGCCCGGAGTACGACGACTGGAAGACGGCCCCGCTCGCCGCCGCCCAGACGGGCCTGACCACGCTCCTCCCCTTCGTGATTTATGACGAAGGCGAGAGGCTGCCCAAGGCCGTGGCGCGGCTGCGCGAGGAAGCGCAGGCCCTCTCCGTCCTCGACTTCGGCTTCCACTTCATCCTGAATCACGAGCCCCCCATCCTCTCCGGCCTGGCCGAGGCCTTCTCGATGGGCGTGTCGTCCTTCAAGCTCTTCATGACGTACAAGAAGCGGCCCAAGCGTATGGTCTCCGACGAGTTCATCGCCAAGACCATGGACATCCTCGGCCGCCTGGGCGGCGTCTGCCAGCTCCACTGCGAGAACGGCGACATCCTCTGCTACCTCGAGGACAAGGCCATCGCGGCGGGGCGCACGGCGCCCGTGGATTTCCCGGGGACCTGCCCCGACTGGACGGAAGAAGAGGCGATCAATCGCGCCATCCTGATCGGCAAGCTCGCCGAGTGCCCCGTCTATGTCGTCCACCTCTCGACCCGGCTTGGCCTCGAGCGCATCAAGCGGGCGCAGAGCGAAGGCCAGCGGGTCTGGGCCGAGACCTGCCCGCAATACCTCTTGCTCAACGACAAGGAGATGGAGCGTCTCGGTCCCTTCGCCAAGATCGGCCCGCCCCTCCGCTCGGCCGACGGGGTCAATCAGAACGCGCTCTGGGCGGGCACCGCGCAGGGCTTCGTGTCGACGGTGGCGAGCGATCATTCCCCTCGCGTGCCCGCGGCCAAGGAGCCTGGGCGGACGAACATCTTCGTGGATACAGAGGGCAAACCCATCCCCTTCGGGGCGCCCTCGCTCGAGACGCTGACCTCGCTCATGTGGAGCGAGGGCGTGGTCAATCGCGGTTTGCCCGTAACCTGGATGGCACGCGTGATGGCCGAGAACCCCGCGCGCATCTTCGGCCTCTACCCGCGCAAGGGCGTGATCCGCGTGGGCGCGGATGCGGACCTGACCATCTGGGATCCCGCGCCCGCCTGGACCATCGAGCAGAAGCAGCATCTCGGCATCGCGGGCTTCACGCCGTATGAAGGCTGGCCGGCGCACGGCAAGGCCTGGATGACGCTCCTGCGCGGCCAGGTCGTGCTCAACCAGGGCACGCTCGAGCAGAAGCCCGGCTATGGCCAGTTCCTCGCGCGGGGTGGACCCATCGCCCCCCTCGGCGGCGCCGTGCGCTGA
- a CDS encoding ABC transporter permease codes for MEAQAVNTPGAAAVSPRPDIPSTAAARPRPRKTLGRPLAVLLRVCSLLLFFALWWGVSLLNAHVLKVFNPVLLPAPHAVLQAGIKMAASGELLRHITASLSRVLWGFGIAAVLGVVVGTALGRSRVLEHLVEPTLEMLRPIPPLAFLPMMVLWFGIGESSKVAFIAYAAFFPVFTTTVEGIKYVDPVLIRAASSLGATERQIFWHVVLPAATPNIITGLRLAFGLSFFVIVAAEFIAADSGLGYLINDARTFFLVANMLLGAAVIGIIGVLANVLLRKLEGRLLRWRAESRGQS; via the coding sequence ATGGAAGCCCAAGCGGTAAACACGCCGGGCGCGGCCGCGGTCTCTCCTCGACCGGACATTCCGAGCACGGCCGCGGCGAGACCGAGACCGCGGAAGACCCTCGGCCGCCCCCTCGCTGTCCTGCTACGCGTGTGCTCGCTGCTGCTCTTCTTCGCGCTGTGGTGGGGCGTGAGCCTCCTCAACGCGCATGTGCTCAAGGTCTTCAACCCCGTGCTCTTGCCCGCTCCCCACGCGGTCCTGCAGGCGGGGATCAAGATGGCCGCCTCGGGCGAGCTCCTGAGGCACATCACGGCGAGCCTCTCGCGGGTCCTCTGGGGTTTCGGTATTGCCGCCGTCCTCGGCGTCGTCGTGGGCACCGCCCTCGGCCGCTCCCGCGTGCTGGAGCATCTGGTCGAGCCGACGCTCGAGATGCTGCGGCCCATTCCGCCCCTGGCCTTCCTGCCCATGATGGTGCTGTGGTTCGGCATTGGCGAATCGTCCAAGGTCGCCTTCATCGCCTATGCCGCCTTCTTTCCCGTCTTCACCACCACGGTCGAAGGCATCAAGTACGTCGATCCGGTGCTGATCCGGGCCGCCTCGAGCCTCGGGGCCACCGAGCGTCAGATCTTCTGGCACGTGGTGCTGCCCGCGGCCACGCCCAATATCATCACGGGCCTGCGGCTGGCCTTCGGGCTGTCCTTCTTCGTCATCGTGGCGGCGGAGTTCATCGCCGCCGACTCCGGGCTGGGCTATCTCATAAATGACGCCCGGACCTTCTTCCTCGTCGCCAACATGCTCCTGGGCGCGGCCGTGATCGGCATCATCGGCGTGCTCGCCAATGTGCTCCTGCGCAAGCTCGAGGGCCGTCTCCTGCGCTGGCGCGCGGAGTCGCGGGGCCAGTCGTGA
- a CDS encoding ABC transporter ATP-binding protein: MRSIQIERVSKSYTEGALALDEVSLELSENSFTCLLGPSGCGKSTLLNMIAGFLEPTTGHILVDGREVTHAGADRGVVFQEYALFPWRTAIENVEFGPMIQGVTRAARRATARQYLSLVGLAEHEGKYPRELSGGMKQRVAIARALANHPSVLLMDEPFGALDAQTREVMQEELLRIWQQDKKTVVFVTHSISESIFLADRIVVMATQPGTIKEIVDVTLPHPRERSSAEFVSLEREIKRLVREEVAKLGVTG; the protein is encoded by the coding sequence GTGAGGTCCATCCAGATCGAGCGCGTGTCCAAGAGCTACACGGAGGGCGCCCTCGCCCTCGACGAGGTGAGTCTCGAGCTGTCAGAGAACAGCTTCACCTGTCTCCTCGGGCCCTCCGGCTGTGGCAAGTCCACGCTCCTGAACATGATCGCGGGCTTCCTCGAGCCCACCACGGGCCACATCCTGGTGGACGGCCGCGAGGTCACCCACGCGGGGGCCGACCGCGGCGTGGTCTTCCAGGAGTACGCGCTCTTCCCCTGGCGCACGGCCATCGAGAACGTGGAGTTCGGCCCCATGATCCAGGGCGTGACGCGCGCGGCCCGCCGCGCCACCGCGCGCCAGTACCTCTCGCTGGTGGGCCTCGCCGAGCACGAGGGCAAGTACCCTCGCGAGCTCTCGGGCGGGATGAAGCAGCGGGTGGCCATCGCGCGGGCGCTCGCCAACCATCCCTCGGTGCTCCTGATGGACGAGCCCTTCGGCGCCCTCGACGCCCAGACCCGCGAGGTCATGCAGGAGGAGCTGCTCAGGATCTGGCAGCAGGACAAGAAGACCGTGGTCTTCGTCACCCACAGCATCTCCGAGTCCATCTTCCTCGCCGACCGCATCGTGGTCATGGCCACGCAGCCCGGTACCATCAAGGAGATCGTGGACGTGACCCTGCCCCATCCGCGTGAGCGCTCGAGCGCGGAGTTCGTCTCCCTCGAGCGGGAGATCAAGCGCCTGGTCCGCGAAGAGGTCGCCAAGCTCGGCGTCACCGGGTAG
- a CDS encoding nitrilase-related carbon-nitrogen hydrolase: MARIVTVAAAQMGPNQESSSREEIVERMLALLEQAKAQGAELIAYPEMALTTYFPKKIRKDFDQFFETEIPPKALEPVLRRAKEARVAVHVGFCEKADGKYFNTALLTDTGGRLVGTFRKIHLPGTKAADGFAQVYEPYYFAHGDTGYKVFEACGAKVGIAICQDRRYPESYRALALQGAEIILIGYNTPISALALDLNELCMRSGAYANACFVVGVAKAGVEDGIELIGGSCIINPVGQVLAKAATTGDELVVSRIDLDQMTPVRKRWNFLGRRQPQHYATLLQPVTEKEPHR; the protein is encoded by the coding sequence ATGGCTAGGATCGTCACCGTCGCCGCCGCCCAGATGGGGCCCAATCAGGAAAGTAGCAGCCGCGAGGAGATCGTCGAGCGCATGCTCGCGCTCCTCGAGCAGGCCAAGGCGCAGGGCGCCGAGCTCATCGCCTATCCCGAGATGGCGCTCACCACCTATTTCCCCAAGAAGATCCGCAAGGACTTCGATCAGTTCTTCGAGACCGAGATACCGCCCAAGGCGCTCGAGCCCGTGCTCCGTCGCGCCAAGGAAGCCAGGGTCGCCGTCCACGTCGGCTTCTGCGAGAAGGCCGACGGCAAGTACTTCAACACGGCGCTCTTGACCGACACGGGAGGCCGGCTCGTCGGGACCTTCAGGAAAATCCACCTCCCGGGCACCAAGGCCGCCGACGGCTTCGCCCAGGTCTACGAGCCCTATTACTTCGCCCACGGCGACACGGGCTACAAGGTCTTCGAGGCCTGCGGCGCCAAGGTGGGCATCGCGATTTGTCAGGACCGCCGCTATCCCGAGAGCTACCGGGCCCTGGCCCTCCAGGGTGCCGAGATCATCCTGATCGGGTACAACACGCCCATCTCCGCGCTGGCTCTCGACCTCAACGAGCTGTGCATGCGGTCCGGCGCCTATGCCAACGCGTGCTTCGTGGTCGGCGTCGCGAAAGCGGGCGTGGAAGACGGCATCGAGCTGATCGGCGGCTCGTGCATCATCAACCCTGTCGGCCAGGTGCTCGCCAAGGCGGCCACCACGGGCGACGAGCTGGTGGTCTCGCGCATCGACCTGGATCAGATGACGCCTGTGCGCAAGCGATGGAACTTCCTCGGCCGCCGCCAGCCCCAGCACTACGCCACCCTGCTCCAGCCCGTGACGGAGAAGGAGCCGCACCGATGA
- the greA gene encoding transcription elongation factor GreA, with amino-acid sequence MSVQRTPMTREGHVRLQEELERLKRVERPAITKAIAEARAHGDLSENAEYHAAREKQSFTEARIKELEGKLGAAEVIAPPTSGDRVTFGSTVRLEDETGKESRYQIVGSDETDPARGRISVMAPLARTLIGKKVGDTVTAQLPGGKKTFEILAANFPMDGKA; translated from the coding sequence ATGTCGGTCCAGCGCACGCCCATGACCCGCGAGGGTCACGTCCGCCTCCAGGAAGAGCTCGAGCGCTTGAAGCGCGTGGAGCGGCCCGCCATCACCAAGGCCATCGCCGAGGCGCGCGCCCACGGTGACCTCTCCGAGAACGCCGAGTATCACGCCGCCCGCGAGAAGCAATCCTTCACCGAAGCGCGGATCAAGGAGCTGGAGGGCAAGCTGGGCGCGGCCGAAGTCATCGCGCCGCCGACCTCAGGCGATCGGGTCACCTTTGGCTCGACGGTCAGGCTCGAGGATGAGACCGGGAAGGAAAGCCGGTATCAGATCGTGGGATCGGACGAGACCGATCCGGCGCGGGGCCGCATCTCCGTCATGGCGCCGCTGGCGCGCACGCTCATCGGCAAGAAGGTCGGCGATACGGTGACCGCGCAGCTCCCGGGGGGCAAGAAGACCTTCGAGATCCTCGCCGCGAACTTCCCCATGGATGGAAAAGCCTAG
- a CDS encoding MmgE/PrpD family protein: MDYLARLASFACGIRVADLPASTVKASKLVLLDTMGAIVAGSALPENGRLARMAARRAPHGSSSLLGHALKADSFLAAFTNATAGVALEMDEGNRLGGGHPAIHVIPGALAVAEEMGADGGRLLESVIAGYEIGSRIGGATLARPNVHSHGTWGTISTAAAVARLNDLAADDMRRVINLSASMSPANTWTPALEGATIRNAYPGRSGLEGILAVDLLRAGFTALEDAPSDVYGTILADRFEPEEAVRGLGEHYRIEQNYFKLHACCRMNHPALDAIMALRAESKLTAEQVARVQITSVPFGLRMAEAAPTNMLGAKFSIPYAVAAALVLGRTDVAAFEESRLADPRIRNLAARVEIAADPEMALKRTDYPTAEVRITLGDGRVLSRKTGVVRGDAVNPVAQDEIVAKFHSLAGGPLGAARAREIVEVVEGMDGLKDIRDLTALLVPTPA; encoded by the coding sequence ATGGACTATCTCGCGCGGCTGGCCAGCTTCGCCTGCGGCATTCGCGTAGCCGATCTTCCCGCCTCCACGGTCAAAGCGTCCAAGCTCGTGCTGCTCGACACGATGGGCGCCATCGTGGCGGGGAGCGCGCTCCCCGAGAACGGACGGCTGGCCCGCATGGCCGCCCGCCGCGCGCCCCACGGCAGCTCGAGCCTGCTCGGTCACGCCCTCAAGGCCGATTCGTTCCTCGCCGCCTTCACCAATGCCACGGCCGGCGTGGCCCTGGAGATGGACGAAGGCAATCGCCTGGGCGGCGGCCATCCGGCCATCCACGTCATTCCCGGAGCGCTCGCCGTCGCCGAGGAAATGGGTGCCGACGGCGGCCGGCTTCTCGAGAGCGTGATCGCGGGCTATGAAATCGGCTCGCGCATCGGCGGGGCGACGCTCGCGCGTCCCAACGTCCACTCCCACGGCACCTGGGGCACCATCAGCACCGCGGCGGCCGTCGCGCGCTTGAATGATCTCGCAGCGGACGACATGAGGCGCGTCATCAATCTCTCGGCGTCGATGAGCCCGGCCAACACCTGGACGCCCGCCCTCGAAGGCGCCACCATCAGGAATGCCTATCCGGGGCGCTCGGGGCTCGAGGGCATTCTCGCCGTGGATCTGCTTCGGGCGGGCTTCACCGCCCTCGAGGACGCGCCGTCCGATGTCTACGGGACCATCCTGGCCGATCGCTTCGAGCCCGAGGAGGCCGTGCGTGGCCTCGGCGAGCACTACCGGATCGAGCAGAACTACTTCAAGCTCCACGCCTGCTGCCGCATGAACCACCCGGCGCTGGACGCCATCATGGCGCTGCGCGCGGAGTCCAAGCTCACGGCCGAGCAGGTGGCGCGGGTGCAGATCACCTCCGTCCCCTTCGGCCTGCGCATGGCGGAGGCGGCGCCCACGAACATGCTCGGCGCCAAGTTCTCCATCCCGTATGCTGTGGCCGCCGCCCTCGTGCTCGGGCGCACGGATGTCGCGGCCTTCGAGGAGTCGCGGCTGGCCGATCCGCGCATCCGTAACCTGGCCGCGCGCGTCGAGATCGCCGCCGATCCCGAGATGGCCCTCAAGCGCACCGACTATCCCACGGCCGAGGTGCGGATCACCCTCGGCGACGGGCGAGTGCTCTCGCGAAAGACCGGCGTGGTGCGCGGCGATGCCGTCAATCCCGTCGCCCAGGACGAGATCGTCGCCAAGTTTCACTCGCTCGCCGGCGGCCCCCTCGGCGCGGCCCGCGCCCGAGAGATCGTGGAGGTCGTCGAGGGCATGGACGGTCTCAAGGATATTCGCGACCTGACCGCGCTCCTGGTACCGACCCCCGCGTGA
- a CDS encoding IlvD/Edd family dehydratase, which yields MDHGLSRGLTNYGDRDFALYLRRSFARSMGYSSASLAKPIVGIADSGSGFNNCHRALPELIESVKRGVLAAGGLPLVFPTISLGEVFLDPTSMMYRNLMSMDVEEMVRAQPMDAVVLVGGCDKTVPAQLMGAASAGVPAIQLVTGPMMTGRWQNERLGACTDCRRFWARYRAGAISREEIDGVESRLATTTGTCAVMGTASTMACVAETLGMTLPGTAAIPAVHADRLRAGEATGEAAVRLAASRITPDRVLTAEAFENAVRVLLAIGGSTNAIIHLTAIAGRVGVPISLERLNAISDETPVLVDLKPSGDFYMEDFFNAGGLGAVLAELRLQLHLGCLTVTGETLGDRLEATPRYVDHSVIRPRSEPILPVGGLVALFGSLAPGGAILKRSAADARLFEIEAPAVVFDSLEDLAARVDDPALPVTPESILVLKHAGPKGAPGMPEAGYLPIPQKLARAGVKDMVRISDARMSGTAFGTIVLHVTPEAAVGGPLALAKTGDRIRLSVKDRRLDLVVDKAVLAKRQAARTEAPAPNRGYRRLYMDHVLQADQGCDFDFLKKSAIR from the coding sequence ATGGACCACGGACTCTCGCGCGGACTGACCAACTACGGCGACCGCGACTTCGCGCTCTATCTGAGGCGCTCGTTCGCGCGCTCCATGGGCTACTCGTCGGCGAGCCTCGCCAAGCCCATCGTGGGAATCGCGGACTCGGGCTCGGGCTTCAACAACTGTCACCGGGCGCTCCCGGAGCTCATCGAGTCCGTCAAGCGCGGCGTGCTGGCCGCGGGCGGGCTGCCCCTCGTGTTCCCCACCATCTCGCTCGGCGAGGTCTTTCTCGACCCGACCAGCATGATGTACCGCAACCTCATGTCCATGGACGTCGAGGAGATGGTGCGCGCCCAGCCCATGGACGCGGTGGTGCTGGTGGGCGGCTGCGACAAGACGGTGCCGGCTCAGCTCATGGGCGCGGCCTCGGCCGGCGTGCCCGCCATCCAGCTGGTGACGGGTCCCATGATGACGGGCCGCTGGCAGAACGAGCGGCTGGGCGCCTGCACCGATTGCCGACGCTTCTGGGCACGCTATCGCGCGGGAGCCATCTCGCGAGAGGAGATCGACGGCGTGGAGAGCCGCTTGGCCACGACCACCGGCACCTGCGCCGTCATGGGCACGGCCAGCACCATGGCCTGCGTCGCCGAGACGCTCGGCATGACCCTGCCGGGCACCGCGGCCATTCCCGCCGTCCACGCCGACCGGCTGCGCGCGGGCGAAGCCACCGGCGAGGCGGCGGTGCGGCTGGCCGCCTCGCGAATCACGCCCGATCGCGTGCTGACCGCCGAGGCATTCGAGAACGCAGTGCGCGTGCTCCTTGCCATCGGCGGCTCGACCAACGCCATCATTCATCTCACGGCCATCGCCGGACGCGTGGGCGTGCCCATCTCGCTCGAGCGTCTCAACGCCATCTCCGACGAGACGCCCGTCCTCGTCGACCTCAAGCCCTCCGGCGATTTCTACATGGAGGATTTCTTCAACGCGGGCGGGCTCGGCGCCGTGCTCGCCGAGCTGCGCCTCCAGCTCCACCTGGGCTGCCTCACCGTCACCGGCGAGACGCTCGGCGACCGGCTGGAGGCGACTCCGCGCTACGTCGACCACTCGGTGATCCGGCCGCGAAGCGAGCCCATCCTGCCCGTGGGCGGCCTCGTCGCGCTCTTCGGCTCGCTGGCCCCGGGCGGCGCTATCCTGAAGCGCTCCGCCGCGGATGCGCGCCTCTTCGAGATCGAGGCGCCGGCCGTGGTCTTCGACTCGCTGGAGGACCTCGCCGCGCGTGTGGATGATCCCGCGCTGCCCGTGACGCCGGAGAGCATCCTCGTCTTGAAGCATGCGGGGCCCAAGGGCGCTCCCGGCATGCCCGAGGCAGGCTATCTGCCCATCCCGCAGAAGCTGGCGCGCGCCGGCGTCAAGGACATGGTGCGCATCTCAGACGCGCGGATGAGCGGGACGGCCTTCGGGACCATCGTGCTGCATGTCACGCCCGAGGCCGCCGTGGGCGGGCCGCTGGCCTTGGCTAAAACGGGCGATCGCATCAGGCTCAGCGTGAAGGATCGCCGGCTCGATCTCGTCGTGGACAAGGCCGTGCTCGCGAAGCGACAGGCGGCTCGCACCGAAGCGCCGGCTCCGAACCGTGGATATCGACGCCTCTATATGGACCACGTGCTCCAGGCCGATCAGGGCTGCGACTTCGACTTCTTAAAGAAGAGCGCGATCAGATAG